The Nitrospira sp. genome has a window encoding:
- a CDS encoding FAD/NAD(P)-binding protein has translation MINPYLIHPATIVEKIRESDDINTYRLQLVDEGTRRLFRFQAGQFNMVYQFGVGEVAISIVSDPDAPELLDHTIRAVGRTTKAIAALQPGDTLGIRGPFGEGWPLEEAKGRNVVIVTGGLGCAPVVGAIEYIFRRREEYGSVKILHGVKTPHDLLYRERFDHWRRAPDTEVLLTSDQPGKTWSYHIGVVTELFEGVTIDPAKSIVLMCGPEIMMRLGVPILMRRGIPATAVYVSLERHMECGIGLCGHCQMGPYFLCKDGPVMRYDRVEPWLGRTGV, from the coding sequence ATGATCAATCCGTATCTGATCCATCCGGCGACGATCGTGGAGAAGATCCGAGAATCCGATGACATCAATACGTACCGTTTGCAGCTTGTCGATGAGGGCACCCGACGCCTATTTCGATTCCAGGCCGGACAGTTCAATATGGTTTATCAGTTTGGAGTCGGCGAGGTGGCGATTTCCATCGTGTCCGACCCGGATGCACCGGAGTTACTCGACCATACTATCCGTGCCGTGGGCCGAACCACGAAGGCGATCGCCGCTCTTCAGCCTGGTGATACCCTAGGCATCCGTGGTCCGTTTGGAGAAGGGTGGCCGCTGGAAGAGGCGAAGGGGCGGAACGTCGTGATCGTCACCGGTGGTCTGGGCTGTGCACCGGTCGTCGGGGCGATTGAGTACATCTTCCGACGGCGCGAGGAGTATGGTTCGGTCAAGATCCTTCACGGTGTGAAGACACCGCACGATCTCCTGTACCGTGAACGGTTCGATCACTGGCGCCGCGCTCCCGATACGGAAGTGCTGCTGACCAGCGACCAGCCGGGCAAGACCTGGAGCTATCACATCGGTGTGGTGACCGAGTTGTTCGAGGGCGTCACGATCGATCCAGCGAAGAGCATCGTCCTGATGTGCGGGCCTGAAATCATGATGCGCCTTGGCGTGCCGATTCTGATGAGGCGCGGGATTCCGGCGACGGCCGTCTATGTGTCGCTCGAACGGCATATGGAATGCGGTATCGGTCTGTGCGGTCATTGTCAGATGGGTCCGTACTTCCTGTGCAAAGACGGTCCGGTTATGCGCTACGATCGAGTCGAACCGTGGTTGGGCCGAACAGGAGTGTGA
- a CDS encoding Ni/Fe hydrogenase subunit alpha, protein MPEETTQTRTIAVDMVARVEGEGALHVTVKGDAVEDVALKIFEPPRFFEAFLRGRHYEEVPDIVARICGICPIAYQMSAVHALEQIFGLRVEGALRDLRRLIYCGEWIESHALHVYLLQAPDFLGYESGIAMAKDHGAVVSRGLRLKKAGNAIMTLLGGRSVHPVSVKVGGFSRVPLRRELEGLKDELLWARDAAVETMRWVAGFDYPEFTPDYNYVALRHPDEYPFNEGQIVASSGLQLAVTEFEEHFTEHQVSYSTALHCALHGLPYLVGPLARLNLNQEQLTPLIKQILADQGIVLPLRNPFHGIIARSVEILYALEESLRLIERYELPAVSIAPVVVRAGTGMACTEAPRGILYHRYHVDDDGVVREAKIVPPTSQNQSRIEQDLRLFLPRLLHLPDKEAARGCERVIRCYDPCISCATHFLNLEIKRESGT, encoded by the coding sequence ATGCCTGAAGAAACAACACAAACGAGGACGATTGCCGTCGACATGGTCGCCCGCGTGGAGGGTGAGGGTGCGCTTCATGTCACGGTGAAGGGCGATGCGGTCGAGGATGTAGCGCTCAAGATCTTCGAGCCCCCCCGGTTTTTTGAAGCCTTCTTGCGGGGGCGGCATTACGAGGAAGTGCCGGATATCGTCGCCCGCATTTGCGGGATCTGCCCGATTGCGTACCAGATGAGTGCGGTCCATGCACTTGAGCAGATTTTCGGCCTGCGTGTCGAAGGTGCGTTGCGCGATCTGCGGCGCCTTATCTATTGCGGCGAGTGGATCGAAAGCCACGCGCTGCATGTGTATCTGCTGCAGGCTCCGGATTTCCTCGGCTACGAGAGCGGCATCGCCATGGCGAAGGACCATGGGGCGGTGGTGTCTCGAGGCTTGCGGCTCAAGAAGGCCGGCAACGCGATCATGACGTTGCTCGGCGGGCGCTCAGTGCATCCGGTCTCCGTGAAGGTCGGCGGCTTTTCGCGCGTGCCGTTGCGACGCGAGCTGGAGGGGCTGAAAGACGAACTCTTGTGGGCCCGCGATGCGGCGGTCGAGACCATGCGATGGGTCGCAGGGTTCGACTATCCGGAGTTTACGCCCGACTACAATTACGTGGCGCTCCGTCACCCGGATGAGTATCCGTTCAATGAAGGGCAGATCGTCGCCTCCAGTGGTCTGCAACTCGCGGTGACCGAGTTCGAGGAACATTTCACCGAACACCAAGTCAGCTATTCCACCGCCCTCCACTGTGCGCTGCATGGATTGCCCTATCTGGTCGGTCCGCTGGCTCGTCTAAACCTGAATCAGGAGCAGTTGACACCGTTGATCAAGCAGATCTTGGCTGACCAGGGGATCGTGCTACCCTTGCGGAATCCGTTCCACGGGATCATCGCGCGTTCGGTCGAAATCCTCTACGCACTGGAAGAATCGTTACGACTCATCGAGCGGTACGAACTTCCGGCGGTCTCGATAGCGCCCGTCGTCGTTCGAGCGGGGACCGGCATGGCCTGTACGGAAGCACCCAGAGGGATTCTCTATCATAGGTACCATGTGGACGACGACGGCGTAGTCCGAGAGGCCAAGATTGTTCCACCGACTTCACAGAATCAATCTCGCATCGAACAGGATTTGCGTCTCTTTCTGCCGCGTCTCTTGCATCTTCCCGATAAGGAAGCGGCACGTGGGTGCGAGCGAGTCATTCGCTGCTATGATCCCTGTATCTCCTGCGCAACACATTTCCTGAATCTAGAGATCAAGCGAGAGAGCGGTACGTGA
- a CDS encoding PH domain-containing protein, translating to MDSVMDGQKQDRLVVWETFPSWAQFSWLYLMSALAALRGGLFYRFGVGGWEMWVIGAVILLACAAIVRHWVHYELTREQVLVRNGYTGRVIQSIPLSNLRGVTMRQGLVAQYFGIATLVIHSRTPDQTLSLRGVYDPEQVKIRIEALAWKHQRTTENSQPDDT from the coding sequence ATGGATTCCGTCATGGACGGACAGAAACAGGATCGATTGGTAGTTTGGGAAACGTTTCCCTCCTGGGCACAGTTCAGTTGGCTCTACCTCATGAGCGCTCTCGCCGCTCTGCGCGGGGGATTGTTTTATAGATTCGGCGTGGGGGGATGGGAGATGTGGGTGATAGGGGCCGTGATCCTGCTTGCCTGCGCTGCAATCGTGAGACACTGGGTGCACTATGAACTCACGAGGGAGCAGGTCCTGGTGCGGAACGGCTATACGGGTCGGGTGATTCAATCCATTCCTCTGAGTAATCTTCGCGGTGTGACGATGCGGCAAGGTCTCGTCGCACAATACTTCGGAATCGCGACGCTGGTCATTCATTCGCGCACTCCCGATCAAACTCTCTCATTACGGGGAGTGTACGATCCCGAGCAAGTGAAAATTCGTATCGAAGCCCTGGCGTGGAAGCATCAGCGAACGACCGAGAACTCACAGCCTGATGACACATGA
- a CDS encoding hydrogenase maturation nickel metallochaperone HypA: MHELQLMTQVVKVVETRLGGTGSARLSAVRLKVSALSHVMTHDQVALQMMFDMVARGTQAEGATLEIIPIPGHAWCPGCTRETTVTGPDDVCSACGASTVVGSEEPEVVVHELVVQP; this comes from the coding sequence ATGCATGAACTCCAATTGATGACGCAAGTCGTGAAGGTCGTGGAAACGCGGTTGGGTGGAACAGGAAGCGCGAGGCTCTCCGCCGTGCGACTGAAGGTCAGCGCGCTGTCGCACGTGATGACCCATGACCAGGTCGCATTACAGATGATGTTTGACATGGTTGCTCGCGGCACACAGGCCGAAGGCGCGACGTTGGAGATTATTCCTATCCCAGGGCATGCCTGGTGTCCCGGTTGTACACGAGAGACGACGGTTACAGGACCGGACGATGTGTGCTCTGCTTGCGGAGCCTCGACGGTCGTAGGTTCAGAAGAGCCGGAGGTGGTCGTCCACGAACTGGTAGTACAGCCATGA
- a CDS encoding 4Fe-4S dicluster domain-containing protein translates to MGTVSETGAVLPATGFQRLLEGLSAKGYRVVGPTVREGAVVWETIRLVSDLPIGWRDQQEPGRYRLEQSGSDEIFGVVHGPQSLKPLVFAPREPLLQIERSKDGFTAHPTPPQSEKVAVIGARACDLAGLAIQDRIFLENAYRDPYYAARREGLFLVAVNCTRSLQTCFCASMETGPRAHSGFDLVLTQVDDSFLVEAGSEAGRDLLSGLSLPPASEDLTGEAGGRIEACARSQVRRLDRARLPQALYDAHEHPRWDEVAGRCLACTNCTMVCPTCFCHTVEETPDLLDQHSAHVRLWDSCFTQQHGYIHGKNIRPTIKDRYRMWLTHKLASWIDQFGTSGCVGCGRCITWCPVGIDLTEELPALLTSGVQSSIASQQAMRP, encoded by the coding sequence ATGGGAACTGTCTCGGAAACGGGCGCGGTCCTACCGGCAACTGGCTTCCAACGATTGCTCGAAGGGTTGAGCGCGAAGGGGTATCGAGTGGTCGGGCCCACGGTGCGAGAAGGGGCCGTTGTCTGGGAGACGATCCGGCTGGTGTCGGACCTGCCGATCGGCTGGCGTGATCAGCAGGAACCGGGACGCTACCGGCTGGAGCAGAGCGGTTCCGACGAGATCTTCGGCGTCGTCCATGGACCGCAATCGCTGAAGCCGTTGGTCTTCGCACCGCGTGAGCCGCTTTTGCAGATCGAACGGAGCAAGGACGGATTCACCGCTCATCCGACGCCTCCTCAATCAGAGAAAGTGGCTGTCATCGGCGCCCGTGCCTGTGATCTCGCTGGACTAGCTATTCAGGATCGAATCTTTCTGGAAAATGCGTATCGCGATCCCTACTACGCGGCCCGCCGTGAGGGACTCTTCCTGGTTGCCGTGAACTGTACCAGGTCGCTACAGACGTGCTTCTGCGCATCGATGGAAACCGGCCCTCGAGCCCACAGTGGCTTTGATCTTGTGTTGACGCAGGTGGACGACAGCTTCTTGGTTGAAGCAGGCAGCGAGGCGGGCCGTGATCTTCTGTCAGGCCTCTCGCTGCCCCCTGCTTCCGAAGACCTCACTGGTGAAGCCGGTGGGCGTATCGAAGCCTGTGCTCGGAGCCAAGTCCGACGATTAGATCGCGCGCGCTTGCCGCAAGCCCTCTACGATGCCCACGAACATCCTCGATGGGACGAGGTTGCGGGGCGCTGTCTTGCCTGTACCAATTGCACGATGGTCTGCCCGACCTGCTTCTGTCATACGGTCGAGGAAACGCCGGACCTTTTGGATCAACACAGCGCTCATGTCCGATTGTGGGATTCCTGCTTCACGCAACAGCATGGATATATCCACGGAAAAAACATCCGTCCGACGATCAAGGATCGGTACCGGATGTGGTTGACGCATAAGCTCGCATCGTGGATCGACCAATTCGGCACGTCCGGCTGCGTCGGTTGCGGTCGATGCATCACCTGGTGCCCGGTGGGGATCGACTTAACCGAGGAATTGCCGGCGTTGCTGACGTCGGGCGTCCAGTCGTCAATCGCAAGTCAACAAGCGATGCGTCCGTAG
- the pal gene encoding peptidoglycan-associated lipoprotein Pal: protein MSPQVRRHGHGFVLWLILVMIVSGCSGRTIVTSGEDQGVQASPPPAPVAEETKIVPLTKPEEPELRVEEEPIAPVPETPLPPPVDPLVELSDVYFDFDQYAIRGDARSTLNRLADLFKSESNQELIIEGHCDERGTSAYNLVLGERRAQAAKQYLEKHGMASSQIHTASYGKERPFCNEHTEACWQSNRRVHFRKP from the coding sequence ATGTCACCACAGGTTCGGCGTCACGGTCATGGTTTTGTGCTCTGGTTGATTCTGGTCATGATCGTATCCGGGTGTAGTGGGCGAACAATTGTGACCTCTGGAGAGGATCAAGGGGTCCAGGCCAGTCCTCCCCCTGCACCTGTCGCAGAGGAGACGAAAATCGTACCCTTAACAAAACCGGAAGAACCGGAATTGCGTGTGGAAGAAGAACCGATTGCGCCGGTTCCGGAAACACCGTTACCTCCACCCGTCGACCCACTGGTCGAGCTCTCGGATGTGTATTTTGATTTCGATCAATATGCGATCCGCGGTGATGCGCGATCGACGTTGAACCGTCTTGCGGATCTGTTTAAATCGGAATCGAATCAAGAACTTATCATTGAGGGCCACTGCGACGAGCGGGGCACGAGTGCATACAACCTCGTCCTGGGGGAACGGCGCGCTCAGGCCGCCAAACAATATCTGGAGAAACATGGTATGGCCTCGTCTCAAATCCACACCGCGAGTTACGGGAAAGAACGCCCCTTTTGCAACGAACATACCGAAGCCTGCTGGCAATCAAACCGGCGCGTGCATTTCAGGAAGCCGTAA
- a CDS encoding archease: MQSPGSDVGPDTCWEHFPHEADIGVRGIGSTKEAAFENAGLALTAVITDPASVAPRQAVAIICQAPDEELLLVDWLNALIYEMATRKMLFSRFTVRFNDHSLHATVWGELIEVARHQPAVEVKGATYTELAVTRDKQRRWIVQCVVDV; this comes from the coding sequence ATGCAGTCCCCTGGTTCCGATGTCGGTCCGGACACATGTTGGGAACATTTCCCGCATGAGGCCGATATCGGTGTGCGGGGGATTGGTTCGACCAAAGAGGCAGCGTTCGAAAACGCAGGACTGGCACTGACCGCGGTCATCACAGATCCGGCTTCTGTTGCTCCCAGGCAGGCCGTGGCTATCATTTGCCAAGCGCCTGATGAGGAGCTGCTGCTTGTCGATTGGCTGAATGCGCTTATCTACGAAATGGCGACGAGGAAGATGCTGTTTAGTCGATTCACCGTCCGCTTCAACGACCATTCATTGCACGCGACGGTCTGGGGAGAGCTCATCGAGGTAGCAAGACATCAACCGGCCGTCGAAGTCAAAGGTGCAACCTATACAGAGTTGGCCGTAACGCGAGATAAGCAGAGGCGATGGATCGTCCAATGTGTGGTAGACGTGTAG
- the polX gene encoding DNA polymerase/3'-5' exonuclease PolX codes for MPAHNADVAAVFEEIADLLEIEGSNPFRIRAYRNAARMLRDLPREVGAMLDEGEDLTELPGIGEDLAAKIKEVVQTGTAAALEAHRKKVPKTLTELLRIPGIGPKRVKALYHDLGIRTLDQLQKAAQDGLVRSLQGFGEKTERYILDQLKKRVGEEKRVQLAVANQYAEALVTYLRESPGVKQVVAAGSYRRARETIGDLDILITAASGSPVMDRFVSNPEVEEILAHGATKASVRLACKLQVDVRVVPDDSYGAALQYFTGSKAHNVALRQLAQQRGLKINEYGVFRGDRAVAGATEESVYAAVGLPWIPPELRENRGEIDRARAGRLPVLVEVADLKGDLHAHTKATDGHNSMREMAEAGRANGLEYLAITDHSRRLTMAKGLDSKRLFEQLEEIDRLNKMLSGITLLKGIEVDILEDGSLDLPDEDLCRLDLVVGAVHSHFRLSREKQTERILRAMDHPCFTILAHPSGRLIDERAPYDVDMACVIHHARERGCFLEVNAHPIRLDLTDTDCRMAKEEGVMLSINSDAHSTPDLGNLQYGVGQARRGWLEKKDVLNARSLQALRPLLKRTMVKA; via the coding sequence ATGCCGGCACATAATGCCGATGTCGCGGCGGTCTTTGAAGAGATAGCAGATCTTCTTGAGATCGAAGGATCCAACCCATTCCGCATTCGTGCCTATCGCAATGCGGCTCGCATGCTCCGGGATCTCCCACGTGAAGTCGGTGCAATGCTCGACGAGGGAGAGGATCTGACCGAATTGCCTGGTATAGGGGAAGACCTCGCGGCAAAGATCAAGGAGGTCGTCCAGACCGGTACGGCCGCTGCGCTCGAAGCGCATCGCAAGAAAGTTCCAAAGACTCTTACCGAGTTGCTCCGAATTCCTGGCATCGGACCAAAACGAGTGAAAGCGCTGTACCACGATCTCGGCATTCGGACGCTCGATCAGCTGCAGAAGGCCGCGCAGGATGGGTTGGTGAGATCGCTCCAGGGTTTCGGAGAGAAGACCGAACGATATATCCTGGATCAACTGAAAAAGCGGGTCGGGGAGGAGAAGCGTGTTCAATTGGCGGTTGCAAATCAGTATGCCGAAGCCTTGGTCACCTACCTGAGGGAATCTCCCGGAGTGAAACAGGTCGTGGCGGCGGGAAGCTATAGGAGAGCCAGAGAAACGATCGGGGATCTCGATATCCTCATCACCGCCGCCTCCGGCAGTCCCGTAATGGATCGATTCGTGTCCAATCCGGAAGTCGAAGAGATTCTGGCACATGGGGCAACCAAAGCGAGCGTCCGGCTCGCCTGCAAGTTGCAAGTGGATGTGCGAGTCGTTCCCGATGACAGTTACGGAGCCGCGTTGCAGTACTTCACTGGAAGCAAGGCGCATAATGTCGCGCTTCGTCAATTGGCACAGCAGCGGGGGCTCAAGATCAACGAGTACGGAGTGTTCAGAGGCGACAGAGCGGTGGCTGGGGCCACCGAAGAATCAGTCTATGCCGCAGTTGGGCTGCCTTGGATTCCACCGGAACTCCGGGAGAATCGTGGGGAGATCGACAGGGCACGAGCTGGGCGCTTGCCGGTGCTTGTGGAGGTTGCCGATCTGAAGGGCGATTTGCATGCCCACACTAAAGCGACCGATGGTCACAACTCCATGAGAGAAATGGCGGAAGCGGGCCGAGCGAACGGTCTTGAGTATCTGGCGATCACCGACCATTCGAGGCGTCTGACGATGGCCAAGGGCCTCGACTCGAAACGGCTGTTCGAACAGCTCGAAGAGATCGATCGGCTGAACAAGATGCTGAGCGGCATCACCCTATTGAAGGGGATCGAGGTCGATATCCTTGAAGATGGCAGCCTGGATCTTCCCGATGAAGATCTCTGCCGACTCGACCTGGTGGTTGGGGCCGTGCATAGCCACTTCCGACTTTCCCGAGAAAAGCAGACTGAACGGATCCTGCGCGCCATGGACCATCCCTGTTTCACGATCTTGGCTCACCCCAGCGGCCGGCTCATCGATGAACGAGCGCCTTATGACGTGGACATGGCGTGTGTCATCCACCATGCCCGAGAGCGAGGCTGCTTCTTGGAGGTGAATGCACATCCAATCCGGCTTGATTTGACGGACACCGATTGCCGGATGGCGAAAGAGGAAGGCGTCATGCTCAGCATCAATTCCGATGCCCACAGTACCCCGGATCTTGGGAACCTTCAGTATGGTGTCGGGCAGGCGCGCCGAGGGTGGCTGGAGAAGAAGGATGTGTTGAATGCTCGGTCTCTACAGGCGCTGCGACCGCTGCTCAAGCGCACGATGGTGAAAGCGTGA
- a CDS encoding HypC/HybG/HupF family hydrogenase formation chaperone — protein MCLAVPGQVLSIDEDVLRTATVSFGGVTKSVSLALVPEAGVGDYVIVHVGFAISKLDEEAARRTLETYAEMAALGSSDTTND, from the coding sequence ATGTGTCTCGCAGTTCCAGGGCAAGTCCTGAGCATCGATGAGGATGTGCTCCGCACCGCAACGGTGTCGTTCGGCGGAGTGACGAAATCGGTTTCGTTGGCTCTCGTGCCGGAAGCCGGCGTTGGCGACTACGTGATCGTCCATGTCGGCTTTGCCATCAGCAAACTGGACGAGGAGGCAGCCAGACGAACATTGGAGACTTATGCAGAGATGGCGGCTCTTGGGTCGTCAGATACAACCAATGATTAA
- a CDS encoding hydrogenase maturation protease, whose amino-acid sequence MRGDDAVGLLAASRLRQDLGDRAEVIEAEMVGVDIVELMKGVRVAILIDAARSGQRPGTIHRLDASTRPIAVGMFPSSSHALGVSEALELARVLGVLPETVMVYGIEVGHTEAGQPLSPQVAKALDKVVELVIQECDACHA is encoded by the coding sequence ATGAGAGGAGATGATGCAGTCGGTCTCCTGGCGGCCAGCCGACTCCGCCAGGACCTAGGAGACCGCGCCGAGGTAATCGAGGCGGAGATGGTCGGAGTCGACATCGTGGAGTTGATGAAAGGGGTGCGTGTTGCGATCCTGATCGACGCAGCCAGAAGCGGGCAGCGTCCTGGGACCATTCATCGCCTCGATGCCTCGACGAGGCCGATCGCGGTGGGGATGTTCCCATCTTCGAGTCATGCGCTCGGGGTATCGGAGGCACTGGAGTTGGCTCGTGTCCTCGGTGTGCTCCCTGAGACGGTGATGGTCTACGGCATCGAAGTTGGGCACACGGAAGCAGGACAGCCGTTGTCCCCTCAGGTCGCCAAAGCATTGGACAAGGTCGTCGAGTTGGTTATCCAAGAATGTGATGCGTGCCATGCATGA
- the hypF gene encoding carbamoyltransferase HypF — translation MNESALQRVQITVEGTVQGVGFRPFAYRLARELELAGWVANTGSGVLIEVEGDTGDIESFLGRLKQEAPASATIEAMSTSIIPVIDEKYFSIAPGTEIGQRALVIPPDLTTCSDCRRELADPGDRRFRYPFITCTQCGPRYSVITAVPYERSNTTMAEFELCAACHAEYSAESDRRFHAEPIACSTCGPRVSLWNEQGQEMAVGEDALQRAAAWLKQGLVVAVKGLGGFQLWVDAISDEAVRRLRDRKRRPEKPFAVLFPAMDMVRGYCVVSSDEEALLCSPQAPIVLTCKRQETDIADAVAPYNPYLGVMLPTTPLHHLLMALLQRPMVATSGNRSEEPIVTDEREALVRLKGIADAFLVHDRSIARSVDDSVVLAIDGIPDRNDRGETGKPKGDVMILRRARGHVPQAIRWSDGPADGGQGPILAVGGHLKNTVAILTGDRVVLSQHLGNLSTVEADKAFRQAISDLQQLLQVTPKAIACDLHPDYRSTGFARELAATLSVPFIPVQHHHAHVASCMAEHKLVGDVLGIAWDGAGYGGSGQVWGGEFLITSYRQFMRFASLTPFRLLGGEAAMKEPGRSAAALLWELMGEEMLGHRLPYWQVSQGQREKFASLLKFGVASPWTTSMGRLFDAVASLSGLCRESSFEGQAAMAVQFAAEQEAGVSGVMGEGYPMDLVASNNPDIKWLIDWRSMVSAMLEDLHRGHRLEQIAARFHAGLAAVTVRVAQAAGLPRVVLTGGCFQNRLLLSLVRRRLEEAGFEVYSHSLVPPNDGGLSLGQAVIAARIS, via the coding sequence ATGAACGAGTCTGCTCTGCAGCGTGTGCAGATTACGGTGGAAGGAACGGTGCAAGGCGTCGGGTTTCGCCCATTCGCCTATCGGCTTGCACGGGAGCTTGAGCTGGCCGGGTGGGTGGCGAACACAGGGAGTGGTGTCCTGATCGAGGTAGAAGGAGACACCGGAGATATCGAGTCGTTTCTCGGGCGGCTGAAGCAGGAGGCACCGGCTTCAGCCACGATCGAGGCGATGAGCACGAGCATAATTCCAGTAATCGACGAAAAGTACTTCTCCATCGCTCCAGGTACGGAGATCGGTCAGCGGGCTCTTGTGATCCCACCGGACCTGACCACCTGCTCCGACTGCCGTCGCGAACTCGCCGATCCAGGGGACCGTCGCTTTCGATATCCCTTCATCACCTGCACTCAATGCGGACCGCGCTACAGCGTGATCACAGCGGTACCCTACGAACGGTCCAACACGACCATGGCAGAGTTCGAACTGTGTGCAGCTTGTCACGCCGAATATTCTGCCGAGTCGGATCGGCGTTTCCACGCAGAACCGATCGCCTGTTCTACCTGCGGTCCACGAGTGTCGTTGTGGAATGAGCAGGGTCAGGAAATGGCAGTCGGAGAGGACGCCTTACAGCGGGCGGCAGCTTGGCTGAAGCAGGGACTCGTCGTTGCCGTCAAAGGGCTGGGTGGGTTTCAGCTTTGGGTGGACGCAATATCTGATGAGGCCGTCCGGCGGTTACGCGATCGAAAGCGACGGCCGGAGAAGCCCTTTGCCGTGTTGTTTCCTGCCATGGACATGGTTAGAGGCTACTGTGTGGTGTCTTCCGACGAGGAGGCGCTGCTCTGCTCACCGCAAGCACCGATCGTCCTGACATGCAAGCGCCAAGAAACAGATATCGCCGATGCCGTGGCACCGTACAATCCCTATCTCGGTGTAATGTTGCCGACAACGCCGCTCCACCATCTCTTGATGGCGTTGCTCCAGAGGCCCATGGTGGCCACGAGCGGCAACCGCTCCGAGGAACCGATCGTGACAGACGAACGAGAGGCGCTGGTTCGTCTCAAGGGCATTGCCGATGCATTCCTCGTGCATGATCGGTCGATCGCGAGGTCAGTTGATGATTCGGTGGTGTTGGCGATTGATGGTATCCCGGATCGCAACGACAGGGGCGAGACGGGAAAACCCAAGGGCGATGTGATGATCCTTCGCCGGGCGCGAGGCCATGTGCCGCAAGCTATTCGCTGGAGTGATGGTCCGGCAGATGGAGGGCAGGGTCCGATCCTTGCCGTGGGCGGACATCTCAAGAACACCGTCGCCATTCTCACCGGCGACCGTGTCGTACTGAGCCAACATCTCGGCAATCTTTCCACTGTGGAAGCGGATAAAGCCTTCCGACAGGCTATCAGCGATCTCCAACAGCTGCTTCAGGTCACACCGAAGGCCATCGCTTGTGACCTGCACCCGGACTATCGCTCGACTGGTTTCGCACGTGAACTCGCTGCGACTCTGTCTGTCCCGTTTATTCCGGTGCAGCATCACCATGCGCATGTGGCCTCCTGCATGGCGGAACACAAACTCGTCGGTGACGTGTTAGGCATTGCCTGGGACGGGGCCGGCTACGGAGGAAGTGGTCAGGTCTGGGGCGGAGAATTCTTGATCACGAGCTATCGGCAGTTCATGCGGTTTGCCTCCCTCACACCCTTTCGGCTATTGGGTGGAGAAGCAGCCATGAAAGAACCGGGCCGATCTGCCGCTGCGCTGTTATGGGAGCTCATGGGCGAAGAGATGCTGGGGCATCGGCTTCCCTATTGGCAGGTATCACAGGGCCAGCGTGAGAAGTTCGCTAGCCTACTGAAGTTCGGCGTCGCATCGCCTTGGACGACAAGCATGGGGCGACTGTTCGACGCGGTTGCATCTCTCTCAGGGCTCTGCCGTGAAAGCTCGTTTGAAGGGCAAGCGGCTATGGCGGTTCAGTTCGCCGCGGAGCAAGAAGCGGGGGTAAGCGGAGTCATGGGAGAAGGCTATCCGATGGATCTGGTAGCTAGCAATAATCCAGATATCAAGTGGCTGATCGATTGGCGATCTATGGTGAGCGCCATGCTGGAAGATCTTCACAGAGGCCATCGGCTTGAACAGATTGCCGCCCGGTTTCATGCCGGACTTGCTGCGGTGACCGTTCGCGTGGCCCAAGCAGCCGGGTTGCCTCGAGTCGTGTTGACCGGAGGCTGTTTTCAGAATCGGCTGCTTTTGTCGCTCGTCCGGAGACGATTGGAAGAGGCGGGGTTCGAGGTCTATAGTCACAGCCTGGTTCCACCCAACGATGGAGGGCTGTCGCTGGGGCAAGCAGTGATTGCCGCACGTATCTCGTGA
- a CDS encoding Hsp20/alpha crystallin family protein, whose amino-acid sequence MSSLTRWEPTTRWNPFKELEEMEKRLSTLFGRTPVPTGGDKKEALTVSEWSPLVDISEDEKEYVINAEVPEMKKEEIKINVHDDVLSISGERKYEKEEKGKKYHRVERAYGSFIRSFTLPENADGSKVNAEYKDGVLKVHLPKSEKAKPKAIEVKIS is encoded by the coding sequence ATGAGTTCACTGACACGATGGGAACCGACGACGCGATGGAATCCGTTCAAGGAGCTCGAAGAAATGGAGAAACGACTCTCGACCCTATTCGGCCGCACACCGGTTCCGACCGGCGGCGATAAGAAGGAAGCCCTCACCGTCTCCGAATGGTCACCGCTCGTGGATATCTCGGAAGACGAGAAGGAATATGTCATCAACGCTGAAGTGCCCGAAATGAAGAAAGAGGAGATCAAGATCAACGTTCATGACGATGTCCTCTCGATTAGTGGTGAACGGAAATACGAGAAGGAAGAAAAGGGCAAAAAGTATCACCGCGTGGAGCGAGCTTATGGGAGTTTCATACGAAGCTTTACCCTTCCTGAAAATGCCGATGGATCGAAGGTCAACGCCGAGTATAAGGATGGCGTCTTGAAAGTTCATCTTCCAAAGTCTGAGAAGGCAAAGCCAAAGGCGATCGAAGTGAAAATTTCGTGA